In Peromyscus eremicus chromosome X, PerEre_H2_v1, whole genome shotgun sequence, the sequence caaggcttgtcttcaaacatacacacataaatatacactcATAATTTTGCTGTGTTAAATATGGGCCAAGTTTCAGCTATAGTGATGTTGGAAGGCTGGGGCTTCTCATTTGTTGTATTGATTGGTAAATCTCTTCACTTTTTCAAGTACTTACTCTCTATGTTGTTAAATGATGGCCCCATGCTATGCCACagtatgaaaagaaacaaaatgaaggtTGAAAGAAAAGAGACCTACTACCTTCCCATTTGGACAGAATTTTGAACAATTGGCACTTAACACAGAGATGGGTTCTGACACCCTAATCTTGAGATCCTTAAGATATGATGTGTGTTTTTGAGTATTTCTTTGGAGATGACttagtatgtatgtatacatgtctgtGATCTGAGAACTCTAGGGGCTTCACCCTTCCAGCATTCTCTAGCTTTGGATTCAAAATTGCAGTCAAATcctcactttgacaagctgtggCTTTCTCTGCTATCCTTTAGTAAAATGAGATGTGCTTATGTGATGCGTATTCTTACCTAAATACTAGAGCTAATAATATTTGTTGAGTACTTCATAATTCATAGTGTTAATATATATTAAGTTCTTAATTGAAATACTTAGAACAATCCAGCAAGGATGTTAGTTACTGCTGACAAGAGAAGCAAACAGATCCAGAAGATTGAAATCATATTCTCGTGATGAATAGGCTATCACAGCCGTGTTAGCAGCAGTCTGTTTTTAAAGTTGGTATGTAAGACAAAACTATTGGAGCCAGCATTTCTTCTTAAAATTCCTAAAGTTGCTCATAACTGTTGTCTTTCAGTGACTCCAACATATTAGCATATTTGGCTTTTCTTCATTTTAGGCATGGattgctttttttaaataaaacaaaacatgcagTTGTTTCTGTAAGCCCTATTGGTGCCCAGTGTTTCCATTCGCTAAGCAATAGTTTCTGGAACAGTAAATGTTGAGTGACTGAAGCCAGCATTGTTTCCTAGGACAGACCTTCTTCCATTTCCACCTCTCTGCTGCTTAGtccacactctttctctctctcacttacAGGCCCTTTGTTCTCATTctaatcttttttgtttctttctgttttaaatatttaattgtttctttcattattgggtgggtgcatgtgcagtgatgagcctgtggaggtcagaggacaaccttttgagaatccattttctccttccacctaaAAACATgtcttctgggaattgaactcagcttgCCAGGCTTGTGCAAacaagtgccttcacctgctgagtcatctcgctTGTCCTTGGTTTTGTGAGACAAACAGCTTGCTGGCATTGAGTTCAcaataatccttctgcctcagccttctgaatgctaaaTTATAAACATTTGTCATGATGCCTAGCTCCTAATCAGAATCTCACCCAGATTTATctatctttataattttttttgtcctGAAGTCCACATTGATCTGATCAATTCTGATTCATCTGAACCCCTGCTTTGAGATTGTGGACTTGACAGAGGGCAGGTGTGATGTGAAGTTTGCCTTCTGATCTCCATGACCATCATCGTAGATTTAAGTTACTCTGTGATAGCTGAGATGGGGGTTTCTGCCACCCTGTCTGCTTCTGAATAATGAATGTGTGGATTGTATGCCCCCAGGGTATCACCGAGGCTGAGCGAGAGGCTTTTGAGCTGCTTCCAGATGATGAACGTCAGTGCATAAAGTGCAAGACCACGTGTTTCCTATCTGCCCTGGCTTGCTATGACTGTCCAGATGGCCTTGTCTGCCTTTCTCACATCAATGACCTCTGCAAGTGCTCCAGTAGCCGGCAGTACCTTCGGTAAGTCTAGGGCCTACCTGAAGGAAGTTAGGAGAGTGCAAAGTTGGGCTACAACATGCTTTTTCCCGTCCTTTTCCAGGTATCGATATACCTTGGACGAGCTGCCTGCCATGCTGCATAAACTGAAAGTTCGAGCTGAATCCTTTGACACCTGGGCTAACAAAGTACGAGTAGCCCTGGAGGTGGAAGATGGGCGGAAGCGCAGTGAGTGATTATGCGGGTAGGGCGGTAGGGGTGGGGTTGGAGGGACTCTACAGACAAGTTCTGTTGTCTTTGCTTCTGTATCCCTGGCCTTTTCCCTCTGCCTTTACATAATGCTGCCTACTTCTTGTTGCTCTCATTTTCCTCCAGGCCTTGAAGAACTGAGAGCACTAGAATCTGAGGCCCGTGAGCGAAGGTTTCCTAACAGTGAGCTGCTACAGCGACTGAAGAACTGCCTGAGTGAGGCAGAGGCTTGTGTGTCCCGGGCTCTGGGACTGGTCAGTGGCCAGGAAGCAGGGTATGTTGGTGTGAGGTGTTGCAGCACAGATAGCTTGCTGCTACTGAAAAGTATGTTACAGTGGGTGGGTTGTGAATACAGGTGGgtccatggaacagtagcaggAAATTGCCAAGTGGGAGATGGTCTGGGAAGTACTGCAGAGTGCAAGACAGGCAACTTTTCGTGGAGGAGAGCCTTAGCAATAAGAAAACTTAGAAGTGTTTATTTTATCAGTGTCTAGAAGATTTGAGAGGTAGGTTGAGGGATTTTGTGGGCAGGAAAGAGTGTGGGAGGTTTAGGGACTAgaacaggacacaagaaaacctgAACATAGTTGCAGTAGAGGGTGGATTGTGAAGTCTAAGAGCTGGCGCTGTAACTTAATGCTTACCTAGTATATGCAGCTCTGGGTTCTAGCTCTGGCTCCATGCGAGTTAGTGGAGGATGGAAAGTCTGCCTTATGTTATCATCGGTTAGTTTATAAGCTCCTTCACCCTCcagctgtttctctctctccgtCTATCCCTTCGTCGTATCAATATGCTTAGATTTGAAAACTCTCCCTGTAGCCAGGGCATTTGTGGGAACATTAAGGTACAAGATCAAAGTAGAACAGATATGGTGAGGAATGGTTTGGGCACAAATGGAAGgagggacctgggtttggatctgAAATCTCACACATGAAACTCCATAGCCCCGACAGGGTGGCTGGTCTGCAGATGACCCTGGCAGAGCTACGGGCTTTTCTGGGCCAGATGAACAACCTGCCTTGTGCCATGCACCAGATTGGGGATGTCAAGGTAAGGAGAGGTGGGCTTAGGTAAGATGGAGTGCATGTGTGAGAAATTGTGGGAAGTATGGGCAAGTTTTTAGATTTGGGACTTGGGACAGGGAGCAGGGATGTAAGTACAAGATGCTGAGTCAAGAGAGGGTTTGCCCGAGGAAGTAAAAGAGGAGGTAATAAAGGTGTTTGTTGGGCCCTGAAACAATGAATAAAGTTTATACAAATAAAAGTAGGATGGAGAAGACAGGGACCCCAGAGTGAGCATGAAGGTTTATATAGCGTAGCACTTCTTAGGGTAGAAGATCTCTTAGTGCTTTGAGAACAGAATCCTATGTAAAGATAAAGTAAAAGTACAAAGGTTTGATCAATCATGTATAAAAGTGCCTAGGAATGTGCATTTTAATATATTCCCCAGGGCATCGTAATGAGCAGTCAAGTgctgaaggagctactgttttagagttcagagaaccagagttcagtccaTGGTAGATCTCCTTTTCTCAGAAGGTTGTGTTGGGAGGCGCTGGAGCAAGGATGTGTAGTGGGGCCTCTTAAGTGGCCTCAACTGAAGGGTTTGTTCTTCATCCTGTATTTTGGTAGGGTATTCTGGAACAGGTAGAAGCCTACCAGTCTGAGGCCCGTGAGGCCCTGGTCTCACAGCCCTCCAGTCCAGGGCTACTGCAGTCCCTGTTGGAGAGAGGGCAGCAGCTGGGGGTAGAGGTACCTGAAGCCCAGCAGCTCCAGCGGCAGGTGGAACAGGCGCGGTGGCTGGATGAGGTAAAACGCACGCTGGCTCCCTCTGCCCGAAGGGGTACCCTGGCCACCATGCGGGGACTGTTGGTTGCGGGCGCCAGTGTAGCCCCTAGCCCTGCTGTGGATAAGGCCCAGGCAGAGCTTCAGGAGCTGCTGACCATCGCTGAACGCTGGGAAGAGAAAGCTCACCTCTGCCTGGAGGCCAGGTAAGTCCAGCCCTCCCTGCTATTCTTTACCTTCAAAATTTAGTGGAGAATCTGAAAAGAATGGCTGTGGGTGGCTTTGGGCGTCACACCTACCCCTACCCTATGTAGGTATATTGAGTTTCTCTGCTCTTTTGTtccttgtcttgttcttttttttctttttaaatctgtatacatagaggcagaggtaggctgatggaaaagcagagaacagatgagtgtgtgtgtgtgtgtgtgtgtgtgtgtgtgtgtagcccagtACCAATAGGCCAGCATATATGCATGCTCAGAAGCGCAGGAAACAAGTGGATGAGTGGATATAGGTTAAAAAGATGCCACACACGTGAGGTGTCTGACAGATTTCAACCATAGGATATGTAAGTGGTTAATATGTGAGCTTCTAGCAGGCTGACAGTGGTAAACATAGGTACAAAAGCTATGGCGGAGGATATATGGGTACATGCAATCTGAAGAAACCAGATCCTGGCAACCATCTTTACCAACATAAAATCTCAGAAGTGTAACAAGAGGGAACAAGAGCCCAGCTGTATATGGCTACCGATCAGGCTGGGCTCTGATCTACAGGCTATGCCAAACTGGCCTGCTCCCCCGCcccttcttttgttgttgtttttaggcAGAAGCATCCACCAGCCACACTTGAGGCCATAATCCATGAAGCAGAAAACATCCCTGTTCACCTGCCCAATATCCAGTCTCTCAAGGAGGCTCTTGCTAAGGCCCGGGCGTGGATTGCTGATGTGGATGAGATCCAAGTAAGGACCTCCCCATCCACACCTAGACCTTCTATGTAGCAGGAAGAGATGATATACAGCCTTATGCTCTGTTTGCATGGCTAGAGAGAGGATTGAGGTACCACATATTGTAAGGAGGCAAAATGCGTTTACAGAGCAATGTTCTTGAGAGAGGGATTTAGGAGGCTGGCCTGAAGGAAGTGGGGTTCTGGTCAGGGTGAGGATGATAGAACATGAGAGTAGAAAAGGACAGGTACCTACCTGGCAGTAGGTAGAAAGGAAGACCACAAAAGCATAGCTAGTCTGGTATCCCTGAAGACTGACTGGCTGCTTTGACTGAGCCAGTGAGTAGATGCAGGTGTCATGTATGGTAGAGGGTACTCCTGAGGACAGTGTCAGTTGTTTCTGCTTTGAGACTATGAGGGCAGACCGTCTTCCCAGCTCAGGCCAGACATGGAGAATTCATAGATAATTGCAAGTTCATCTTGCCTTTCTCTCTTGCCTGTGCCTAGAATGGTGACCACTACCCCTGCCTGGATGACTTGGAGGGCCTGGTAGCTGTGGGTCGGGACCTCCCTGTGGGGCTGGAGGAACTGAGACAGCTGGAGCTGCAGGTACTGACAGCACACTCCTGGAGAGAGAAGGCCTCCAAGACCTTTCTCAAGAAGAACTCCTGCTACACGTTACTGGAGGTGAGGCCCAGCGCTTTTACCTACATCCTCTTCTTGCTTGGACTAGCTGTTTCGACGTAGTTTACATGAGAATAAGAGTTGTTGAGCGGGcacgggggaggggaggagaaggtaAGGGAGGTAGGGAAGCATGGTCATTTgcctctgtctgcctgcctcaggTGCTCTGCCCGTGTGCAGACGCCGCCTCAGACAGCACCAAACGCAGCCGGtggatggagaaggagctggggttGTACAAATCTGACACAGAGCTGTTGGGGCTGTCTGCGCAGGACCTCAGGGACCCAGGCTCTGTGGTAAGAAGCTTAGCTACAGATGGGTAAAGAGCCTGGTGACGATTGTCTGAACCTTGTGACCATGGGCAGACCACTTGCTCCCTGAGCTCAGTTTTCCTGGTTTGGGAGTGGGGTGTTGAGGCCAGAGAATGAAGGAATCAGGTTGTTTACGTTCTTCCCCTTCTTGGGCACGGCAGATCGTGGCCTTCAAAGAgggggagcagaaggagaaggaagggatcCTGCAGCTTCGTCGCACCAACTCAGCCAAGCCAAGTCCACTGGCCTCATTGACTGCAGCCTCCTCTACAGCCTCTATCTGCGTGTGTGGGCAAGTGCCAGCTGGGGTGGGAGCTCTGCAGTGTGACCTGTGTCAGGACTGGTTCCATGGGCGGTGTGTGACGGTACCCCGCCTCCTCAGCTCCCAGAGGCCCAGTCTTACCTCATCCCCACTGCTGGCCTGGTGGGAATGGGACACCAAATTCTTGTGCCCTCTGTGTATGCGATCACGGCGCCCACGCTTGGAAACCATCCTGGCACTGCTGGTAGCCCTACAGAGACTGCCTGTGCGGCTGCCTGAGGGTGAGGCTCTACAGTGTCTCACAGAGAGAGCCATCAGCTGGCAAGGCCGTGCCAGACAGGTTTTGGCCTCTGAGGAAGTGACTGCTCTGTTGGGACGACTGGCTGAACTTCGTCAACGGCTGCAGGCTGAATCCAAGCCTGAGGAATCCCTTGCTTACTCTTCAGATGCTGGAGAGGGCTCTGGCAATATGCCTAAGGTGAGCTTCTTAGCCCAGCTCTTAAGCTCAGATTTCTGTCCCCTGGCCTGCACGTAGGCTCTAGCTCTGTCCCTGTGCTCCAGTTTTAACTCTCCTTTGGCCCAGCCTTTTTGTTCCATCCTCTATCTGTCCACACTCCTAGACCCTGCTCTCTGCGGGCACCCCATGTTTGCCCTTCCTCCAGTAGGTAGAGTCTTTCAGGTTTGGCGTGGGTGAAGGAAGAGTAGGGCCTGGCTCTTCAGTTCAGTTACCCCCTGCCTTTTCCTGATCTTGATATTTGATAGGTCCAGGGGCTGTTGGAGAATGGGGACAGTGTGACCAGTCCTGAAAAGGTAGCCACAGAGGAGGGCTCAGGTAAGAGAGGTAGGTCTAGCTATAGTGTGAGTGGGATGTTGAATGGATATTATCAGtgtggcccctgatgtcctcagCTCTGTTATAGTGGTATAGGATAAGACCAAGGACAGCCTCTAATTCAGCCTATCTCCACAACTTCCAGATCTGGAGCTGCTATCCTCACTATTACCACAGTTGACTGGCCCTGTGTTGGAACTGCCTGAGGCAACCCGAGCCCCACTGGAGGAACTTATGATGGAGGGGGATCTGCTTGAGGTGACCCTAGATGAGAATCATAGCATCTGGCAGCTGCTGCAGGCTGGGCAGCCTCCAGACTTGGAGAGGGTCCACACACTTCTGGAGGTAAGGAGAGGAGTCATTGACATAGCCAACTCAGGCCAAGTAGGCCGGGAGCTCTCAGGCCCTGACTACTTGCCTGTGCTTGTCTTTTGGAAGGGGGAGAGTAGATaggatcttgttatgtagccctgactggtctggTAACTTgctagctatatatatatatatatatagtccaggctggccttgaactcatggcggtcttcctgccttagctatgcaagtgctggaattataggcatgcaccaccaggcctcATTTTAAAAACCTGTCTTTTTTGCCTTTTGTATTCACAGCTGGAGAAGGCAGAGCGCCATGGGAGTCGGACACGAGGCCGAGCCCTAGAGAGGAGGCGGCGGAGGAAGGTGGATCGGGGTGGGGAGGCTGATGATCCAGCCCGAGAGGAGCTAGAGCCAAAGAGGGTACGGAGCTCAGAACCAGAAGCCGAGGAAgtccaggaggaagaggagctggaggaggagactGGGGGTGAGGTCCCTCCTGTACCCTTCCCCACCAATGGCAGCCCCAGCACCCAAGAGGACCAGGATGGCTTAGAACCAGTGTTAGAGGCTGGTTCAGACACCTCAGCCCCTTTCTCTACTCTGACTTCCCAGCTGTTGATGTCCTGCCCACAGCAGCCATCTCGGCAACAATTGTGACAGTGGCTGAGCCTAGCACAGACCCCAACAAAGATCCTTCCTTGGCCTCAAGGATCCTTTCTGACCATCAAGCCTGCTTCTTGGAGGTGGGCGGGTAGGTGGAGAGACTCCCCCCTCACCACCATCCCCAAGACCGTGACTTTTATATTCTGACTCCAAGGTATTGTTCAGACCTCAGCTCCTGGGGGCCGGCCCCTGGAGTCCTGCGTCCCTGGTAACCTGTAACCAGCATTCCCAGACACCAGAGGCAGATAGACAGGTGGGCAGGGGGTTGACTGGGGCTAGGCCAGCACCATTCCAGAGACAAATGCAGGGCACATGCAAACTGGGGgacctctcccttccccccagtTCTGGCCCTGGGTCAGGCCATGCTACACtaaccttccccccacccccccacccccacacttttgcctcccccctcctttttacttccttcttccccttcatctttcccctcccccttacTCTTCCACCCAGGAGGAGGAAACTTCCCGTGGCTGTCCTCACTTTTTTATTTTCGATGAATTTTGTTAGGGTTGAACAGGGCTGCCTATGGTCTGAAGGCTTTTGGTGCTTGTCCACACACCCACCTCAAcccttccttcccatcctcctccGTCTCCTCCTCCTGGGTTCATGCTGTAATAAAAGAAGATTGTTGGTGTGTAATTAATTTGTtcaaagggagaaaaacaaaaacaagaaactttTGTTCCAACTAAAgcctattttaattttattttattattttcctcgTTAGAAATAAAACCCTTAGGAATGTTTTTTTGAaacctgtttctgaagtgcatttCTCTTCCAAAGGAGAGCAGAACCTTCCTCGCCCGTTACTGGAGCAGCTACAGTGCTAGTGGTAGTGCCAGGGCCAAGGCCAGGGAGTCAGGGCTCTGAATGGGAACCTTCCCAGCTTCTCTCTAACCTTGGGAAAGATAGCCCGCCCGCCCCCAAGCCATTTCCCTGTCTTCAGACTGGTGGGCACTGATCCCTCTGGGGGATTTGCACAGCAGCTTCCCCTAGCTTTGTGCTCTTATTTTCCTGTTCTCCGGGGGACTTTTTCTTCATGGCTTTATTGAAGTATAGTTTCCATGCTATAAAGTCGAGCtgttttaaatatgtaatttgaTGAGTCAGACCATCCTTGATGTTTCTCTGTTAGTTTCTTTCTGCCCCTAATGAATGTGTGGTTAATTTGTAATTTCTGTGTCACTGTTAAACTGCTCTATTGAGATGAAATTTGCGTACCATACAGTTCATCCAATTCAGTATACAGTTCAGTGGCTTTTAGTATATTTCAGTCATTGAATGAACCTTCATtgcaaaaaaaattttagaatgTTTTTATGGCCCTTAGAAGAAACTCCACATTCCCTAGGTGTTCCCTCCCACTCACATTTGTCTCTTCTGgacattttatataaatgaaattatacAATATGTGatccttttgtgtctggcttctttgacTTGGCATAGTAGATTCAAGCCTATTAATAGTCCTACAGTAGTTAGATTTTCACCCTTCTGAACCTGAAAGATGAAAGGACTGTGCTTGATTAGGGACTGCCTTCCTGAGGTATGTTTAtacatggttttgtttgtttggttgggttttttttttgtgggtatCTGTATGCATTTTTCCCCCAGATAGGACCCACCAGGTTTGCATCATATTTATAAAGGGACCATAACCCTCCAAAGACTAAGAAGCATTCTTTGTAGTTCTAAGTGTTCTCTGTTCAGAGTTTACCTAGGGAATAGAGGAGGAAGTAAAAGCTTGGAGACCCTGCTTCACTCGCTAGCTTCCAGGCATCTCTGACTTCTCTAAGGTTTTTCCTCTTCTCAAGGTTATATAAGGTTTTATAGGCTAAAGTCAAGTCTTGATCGCTAGTTCAGGAACTCAGCACACCAGCACTCTTTTTGCCCTTCCTTGTTTATATGTTCAGAAGGATCATTTTGCTCCATTTCTCCCCTTTCCAGGATTTCCAGTTGCTAAGACTCTAGTGTTATGAGATATCCCAACCTCTTTTGGTGGCTCTCTGGTGGGAGCatggcttagacctgcctcatcCACTCTTTTAGTCTTTGTTGAAAGGTAAACACCAGTGAACAGTAAATACCCCTGCCCTGGGTCCATTTTGATCCTAAGTTGTAAACAAGGGGAAAAGGCTGGCCTTTGCCCACCTGTTGGAATTAATCATGGTTTTCCAGTGCAAGTTGGAGGTAGCAGAAGAGACACCTAGGACAAGTACCCAAAGGAGCTTGATCTTGACATTTTCCTACCACTTTACTCCAAGCAGCCAGGCACTAGAAGAAGCAgccaaaagagaggaaaagatggTACCTACAACCCACAGCAACTGCTAGGCTAGTGAATCTCACAGGCCAAGGTAGGGGTCCTTTGTGGTATGGACTTATCCCTTACCAATTTCCATACAGCTTTTCTCAGCTTGGCACTTTCTGCCTTATCCCTTTCATACACTTTCTGCCCATTCCACAGTGTACATGTAGCCATCATTGATGCAAAACTGTCTTATGGTTtctaattgctgtgataaaacacctcgtccaaaagcagcttggggaagaaagggtttatttcagcttgcagcttgtagtccatcatccagggaagtagGCAGGAACTGACACACAAGCCGTAGAGGagtcctgcttactggcttgttccccgtggcttgctcagcctgctttcatatagcacccaggaccacagccCAAGGGTGGCatatccacagtgagctgggccctccaatATCAGTCATCAGTCAAGGAAATGCACCATGGGCCAATCCAATGGGAGCATTTTCCCAATGGAGGTTTCCCTCCTCACTCAAGAGAGCACAAAATGAGTGGGAACTTTTTACCTCAGAATCACTTAGTTTACAGATACCACCTTGCTGCTACATCCTACCAGACAGCTCCACTCCTGTCAGGATAGCACCTGAGTATGCAGGGGATAGAAGGAGATACTGCTTCTACTAAAAACagattcctctctccctctccccctcctccccccccttctcccctctctttgagacagggtttctctgagtagccctaactgtcctggatcttgttctgtagtccaggctggcctcaaactcacagagatctgcctggctctgcctcccaagtgcttgaatcaaaggtgtgccaccacatccagcatcTAAATTCCTCTCTTGTTCCAACTGTCAATTACTCCCAGCCTCTATCTTTTCAGTACCTCCACTGTGCCTTAAATCATGGCCACAACACTGGGTTTAATGAATCTCCCCTCCCTGAAACTTCCTATACTGAGAGTTCCTGGAAGAAAGCAAGAGCCAGGCCTGAGAGTCCTCTGCTGTTtcaaggcgggggggggggggggggggggggggcgggggggggagtcTTGCATAGTCAGTTCAGAAAGAGACGGCTACAAACAGCAGTTGCAACCCTACA encodes:
- the Kdm5c gene encoding lysine-specific demethylase 5C isoform X4; this encodes MELGSDDFLPPPECPVFEPSWAEFRDPLGYIAKIRPIAEKSGICKIRPPADWQPPFAVEVDNFRFTPRIQRLNELEAQTRVKLNYLDQIAKFWEIQGSSLKIPNVERRILDLYSLSKIVVEEGGYETICKDRRWARVAQRLNYPPGKNIGSLLRSHYERIVYPYEMYQSGANLVCNTRPFDNEEKDKEYKPHSIPLRQSVQPSKFNSYGRRAKRLQPDPEPTEEDIEKNPELKKLQIYGAGPKMMGLGLMAKDKTLRKKDKEGLECPPTVVVKEELGGDVKMESASPKTFLEGKEELSHSPEPCTKMTMRLRRNHSNAQFIESYVCRMCSRGDEDDKLLLCDGCDDNYHIFCLLPPLPEIPKGVWRCPKCVMAECKRPPEAFGFEQATREYTLQSFGEMADSFKADYFNMPVHMVPTELVEKEFWRLVNSIEEDVTVEYGADIHSKEFGSGFPVSDSKRHLTPEEEEYATSGWNLNVMPVLEQSVLCHINADISGMKVPWLYVGMVFSAFCWHIEDHWSYSINYLHWGEPKTWYGVPSLAAEHLEEVMKKLTPELFDSQPDLLHQLVTLMNPNTLMSHGVPVVRTNQCAGEFVITFPRAYHSGFNQGYNFAEAVNFCTADWLPAGRQCIEHYRRLRRYCVFSHEELICKMAACPEKLDLNLAAAVHKEMFIMVQEERRLRKALLEKGITEAEREAFELLPDDERQCIKCKTTCFLSALACYDCPDGLVCLSHINDLCKCSSSRQYLRYRYTLDELPAMLHKLKVRAESFDTWANKVRVALEVEDGRKRSLEELRALESEARERRFPNSELLQRLKNCLSEAEACVSRALGLVSGQEAGPDRVAGLQMTLAELRAFLGQMNNLPCAMHQIGDVKGILEQVEAYQSEAREALVSQPSSPGLLQSLLERGQQLGVEVPEAQQLQRQVEQARWLDEVKRTLAPSARRGTLATMRGLLVAGASVAPSPAVDKAQAELQELLTIAERWEEKAHLCLEARQKHPPATLEAIIHEAENIPVHLPNIQSLKEALAKARAWIADVDEIQNGDHYPCLDDLEGLVAVGRDLPVGLEELRQLELQVLTAHSWREKASKTFLKKNSCYTLLEVLCPCADAASDSTKRSRWMEKELGLYKSDTELLGLSAQDLRDPGSVIVAFKEGEQKEKEGILQLRRTNSAKPSPLASLTAASSTASICVCGQVPAGVGALQCDLCQDWFHGRCVTVPRLLSSQRPSLTSSPLLAWWEWDTKFLCPLCMRSRRPRLETILALLVALQRLPVRLPEGEALQCLTERAISWQGRARQVLASEEVTALLGRLAELRQRLQAESKPEESLAYSSDAGEGSGNMPKVQGLLENGDSVTSPEKVATEEGSDLELLSSLLPQLTGPVLELPEATRAPLEELMMEGDLLEVTLDENHSIWQLLQAGQPPDLERVHTLLELEKAERHGSRTRGRALERRRRRKVDRGGEADDPAREELEPKRVRSSEPEAEEVQEEEELEEETGGEVPPVPFPTNGSPSTQEDQDGLEPVLEAGSDTSAPFSTLTSQLLMSCPQQPSRQQL
- the Kdm5c gene encoding lysine-specific demethylase 5C isoform X3, with amino-acid sequence MELGSDDFLPPPECPVFEPSWAEFRDPLGYIAKIRPIAEKSGICKIRPPADWQPPFAVEVDNFRFTPRIQRLNELEAQTRVKLNYLDQIAKFWEIQGSSLKIPNVERRILDLYSLSKIVVEEGGYETICKDRRWARVAQRLNYPPGKNIGSLLRSHYERIVYPYEMYQSGANLVQCNTRPFDNEEKDKEYKPHSIPLRQSVQPSKFNSYGRRAKRLQPDPEPTEEDIEKNPELKKLQIYGAGPKMMGLGLMAKDKTLRKKDKEGLECPPTVVVKEELGGDVKMESASPKTFLEGKEELSHSPEPCTKMTMRLRRNHSNAQFIESYVCRMCSRGDEDDKLLLCDGCDDNYHIFCLLPPLPEIPKGVWRCPKCVMAECKRPPEAFGFEQATREYTLQSFGEMADSFKADYFNMPVHMVPTELVEKEFWRLVNSIEEDVTVEYGADIHSKEFGSGFPVSDSKRHLTPEEEEYATSGWNLNVMPVLEQSVLCHINADISGMKVPWLYVGMVFSAFCWHIEDHWSYSINYLHWGEPKTWYGVPSLAAEHLEEVMKKLTPELFDSQPDLLHQLVTLMNPNTLMSHGVPVVRTNQCAGEFVITFPRAYHSGFNQGYNFAEAVNFCTADWLPAGRQCIEHYRRLRRYCVFSHEELICKMAACPEKLDLNLAAAVHKEMFIMVQEERRLRKALLEKGITEAEREAFELLPDDERQCIKCKTTCFLSALACYDCPDGLVCLSHINDLCKCSSSRQYLRYRYTLDELPAMLHKLKVRAESFDTWANKVRVALEVEDGRKRSLEELRALESEARERRFPNSELLQRLKNCLSEAEACVSRALGLVSGQEAGPDRVAGLQMTLAELRAFLGQMNNLPCAMHQIGDVKGILEQVEAYQSEAREALVSQPSSPGLLQSLLERGQQLGVEVPEAQQLQRQVEQARWLDEVKRTLAPSARRGTLATMRGLLVAGASVAPSPAVDKAQAELQELLTIAERWEEKAHLCLEARQKHPPATLEAIIHEAENIPVHLPNIQSLKEALAKARAWIADVDEIQNGDHYPCLDDLEGLVAVGRDLPVGLEELRQLELQVLTAHSWREKASKTFLKKNSCYTLLEVLCPCADAASDSTKRSRWMEKELGLYKSDTELLGLSAQDLRDPGSVIVAFKEGEQKEKEGILQLRRTNSAKPSPLASLTAASSTASICVCGQVPAGVGALQCDLCQDWFHGRCVTVPRLLSSQRPSLTSSPLLAWWEWDTKFLCPLCMRSRRPRLETILALLVALQRLPVRLPEGEALQCLTERAISWQGRARQVLASEEVTALLGRLAELRQRLQAESKPEESLAYSSDAGEGSGNMPKVQGLLENGDSVTSPEKVATEEGSDLELLSSLLPQLTGPVLELPEATRAPLEELMMEGDLLEVTLDENHSIWQLLQAGQPPDLERVHTLLELEKAERHGSRTRGRALERRRRRKVDRGGEADDPAREELEPKRVRSSEPEAEEVQEEEELEEETGGEVPPVPFPTNGSPSTQEDQDGLEPVLEAGSDTSAPFSTLTSQLLMSCPQQPSRQQL